The uncultured Ilyobacter sp. genome has a segment encoding these proteins:
- a CDS encoding rod shape-determining protein produces MLKVINSALGMFSEDLGIDLGTANTLVCVKNKGVVLNEPSVVAVNNKTKEIYAVGDKAKRMIGRTHAVIDAIRPLKNGVIADYEVTEKMLREFYKRVHKRKFLANPRVVICVPAGVTQVEKRAVIDVTREAGAREAYLIEEPMAAAIGAGLNIFEPEGNLIIDIGGGTTEIAVISLGGIVKTSSLRVAGDKFDAAIVQYVRQKHNLLIGDKTAEEIKVNVGSAIDLEEELTIEISGRNVLNGLPKNISVNSSEIKEALDEMMHQIIEEIKVILEKTPPELSSDIKRKGIVLVGGGALIRGIDKKISDALQLSVQITETPLNAVVMGIEELLKNFEKYKEVIISPETDY; encoded by the coding sequence ATGTTAAAAGTTATAAACAGTGCACTTGGAATGTTTTCAGAAGATTTAGGTATAGATTTAGGTACTGCAAATACTCTGGTTTGTGTAAAAAATAAAGGTGTCGTTTTAAACGAACCCTCTGTAGTTGCTGTCAATAATAAAACAAAAGAGATATATGCAGTGGGGGATAAAGCCAAGAGAATGATCGGCCGTACCCATGCAGTAATAGATGCCATAAGACCTCTTAAAAACGGTGTTATAGCAGACTATGAAGTGACTGAAAAAATGCTACGTGAATTTTACAAAAGAGTGCACAAAAGAAAATTTCTTGCAAATCCCAGAGTTGTAATATGTGTCCCTGCAGGAGTTACACAGGTAGAAAAAAGAGCGGTTATTGATGTAACCAGAGAAGCTGGGGCTAGGGAAGCTTACCTTATCGAAGAGCCTATGGCAGCTGCAATCGGGGCAGGTCTAAATATATTTGAGCCTGAGGGGAACCTGATTATAGATATAGGAGGGGGTACTACTGAAATAGCAGTGATATCTCTTGGTGGAATAGTCAAGACCTCATCTCTGAGAGTTGCAGGGGACAAATTTGATGCTGCAATAGTTCAGTATGTGAGACAAAAACATAACCTTCTTATAGGGGATAAAACTGCCGAAGAGATAAAGGTCAATGTCGGCAGTGCAATAGACCTAGAAGAGGAACTGACAATAGAGATAAGCGGAAGAAACGTTTTAAACGGACTTCCAAAAAATATATCGGTGAATTCATCTGAAATAAAAGAAGCCTTAGATGAGATGATGCATCAGATTATAGAAGAGATAAAAGTCATCTTAGAGAAAACTCCTCCTGAATTATCATCAGATATAAAAAGAAAAGGGATAGTTCTTGTAGGTGGAGGAGCTCTTATAAGGGGGATAGACAAGAAGATTTCAGATGCTCTGCAGCTTAGTGTACAGATAACCGAAACTCCTTTGAATGCAGTGGTAATGGGTATAGAGGAGTTGTTAAAGAATTTTGAAAAATACAAAGAGGTTATCATTTCTCCAGAAACAGATTATTAA
- the scpB gene encoding SMC-Scp complex subunit ScpB, whose amino-acid sequence MSLKLYLESILLLSGEELKISELCKFFRKNSEEIVEILNEIKNERKNSGINLEINTENVYLTTNPASGEIIHKFFNQESKPKKLSGAALETLSIIAYRQPVTKSDIEGIRGVSAEGVIQNLEEKKLIRVCGKKESVGRPNLYEVTDRFFSYLKIDSIEELPNYDEVKRHIERENEDK is encoded by the coding sequence ATGAGTCTAAAATTATACTTAGAATCCATACTGCTCTTGTCTGGAGAGGAACTTAAAATTTCGGAACTCTGTAAATTTTTTAGAAAAAACAGCGAAGAGATTGTTGAAATATTGAATGAGATAAAAAATGAGAGAAAAAACAGCGGAATAAATTTGGAAATAAATACTGAAAACGTCTATCTGACAACCAATCCAGCCAGCGGAGAGATTATACACAAGTTTTTTAACCAGGAGTCAAAGCCTAAAAAACTCTCTGGTGCTGCTTTAGAGACACTGTCTATAATAGCCTACAGGCAGCCAGTTACCAAAAGTGATATAGAGGGGATAAGAGGTGTGTCTGCAGAAGGTGTTATTCAGAATTTAGAGGAGAAGAAATTAATCAGAGTTTGTGGGAAAAAAGAAAGCGTAGGGAGACCAAACCTATATGAAGTGACAGATAGATTTTTCAGCTATCTGAAGATAGATTCTATAGAGGAGCTTCCAAATTATGATGAGGTGAAAAGACACATTGAAAGAGAAAATGAGGATAAATAA
- a CDS encoding pseudouridine synthase: MRINKYLSSIGVASRREIDRLVEKGSVRVNSAIATPGMQVSESDIIEINGKKIQKKAGKKVYFMLNKPAGVISAAKDDRGRKTVVDLIKCEERIYPVGRLDFDTEGLILLTNDGDFFNKIMHPKSEVYKEYHVDVMGKVNKLEVDKLKRGVRLEDGMTLPAKVELLDSSHETSKLRISIREGRNRQIRRMCKAVGHPVIHLKREKIGELSLGNLKKGGFRELSKKEIEYLYSL; the protein is encoded by the coding sequence ATGAGGATAAATAAATATCTTTCTTCTATAGGGGTAGCATCGAGAAGAGAGATAGACAGACTAGTAGAAAAAGGGTCTGTAAGAGTGAATAGTGCCATAGCAACTCCTGGAATGCAGGTGTCTGAATCAGATATTATAGAGATAAATGGAAAAAAAATTCAGAAAAAAGCCGGGAAAAAGGTTTATTTCATGCTGAATAAACCTGCGGGAGTAATAAGTGCAGCAAAGGATGACAGAGGAAGAAAAACCGTAGTGGATCTCATAAAATGTGAAGAGAGAATCTATCCTGTAGGAAGGTTAGACTTTGATACAGAGGGACTTATTCTTTTGACCAACGACGGAGATTTTTTTAATAAAATAATGCATCCAAAATCGGAAGTGTATAAAGAGTACCATGTAGATGTTATGGGAAAGGTAAATAAGCTTGAGGTAGATAAGCTAAAAAGAGGGGTGAGACTAGAAGATGGAATGACCCTCCCTGCCAAGGTGGAGCTTCTAGATTCTTCCCATGAAACATCAAAACTGAGGATATCAATAAGGGAGGGAAGAAACCGTCAAATAAGAAGAATGTGCAAGGCGGTAGGACATCCTGTGATTCACCTAAAAAGAGAGAAGATAGGGGAATTATCCTTGGGAAACCTTAAAAAAGGAGGATTCAGAGAGTTGTCAAAAAAAGAGATTGAATATCTATACTCTCTGTAA
- a CDS encoding HAD-IB family phosphatase, whose protein sequence is MKKRIFLVDFDRTISDRDTTAAILERHNPELLLSTRKIFRNGEIDIKRYLQILIESLSMTEKEFEKEISIGIEIDSFFKDFFQKNHEIRIVSAGTYHNVMSNLKKAGIEFPKEHIYSNILKFHGKKIKVEFHDADSFEGICKKKVVEKYIEKYKEVVFIGDGSSDYYGASKAHRVFAKRGLRLEEYCLANNIEYTPYESFEDIIKIYSI, encoded by the coding sequence ATGAAAAAAAGAATTTTTCTAGTGGATTTTGACAGAACAATATCTGACAGAGACACCACAGCTGCCATTTTAGAACGGCATAATCCAGAGTTATTATTATCTACCCGCAAGATATTTCGAAATGGTGAAATAGATATAAAGCGGTATCTTCAAATCCTTATAGAATCTCTTTCAATGACGGAAAAAGAGTTTGAAAAAGAGATCTCTATAGGAATAGAGATAGATTCTTTTTTCAAAGATTTTTTTCAAAAGAACCATGAAATCAGGATTGTAAGCGCCGGAACTTATCATAACGTAATGTCAAACTTGAAAAAAGCCGGTATTGAATTTCCCAAGGAGCATATTTATTCAAATATATTAAAATTCCACGGGAAGAAGATAAAGGTAGAGTTCCATGATGCAGATTCCTTTGAGGGCATATGCAAAAAAAAGGTGGTTGAAAAATATATAGAGAAATATAAAGAAGTTGTATTTATAGGAGATGGTTCATCAGACTATTACGGGGCTTCCAAGGCACACAGAGTTTTTGCCAAAAGAGGACTCAGATTAGAGGAGTATTGCCTCGCGAATAATATTGAGTATACTCCCTATGAAAGCTTTGAAGATATAATTAAAATTTATAGCATATAG
- the gatC gene encoding Asp-tRNA(Asn)/Glu-tRNA(Gln) amidotransferase subunit GatC — protein MSLTREEVLKVAKLARLEFKDEEIQKFQIQLNDILGYIDILDEVDTEGIEPLIQVNEGIGKVREDEVKKSFTVEEALKNAPQSEADTIIVPKVVGE, from the coding sequence ATGTCTTTAACAAGAGAAGAAGTTTTGAAAGTGGCTAAACTTGCCAGACTTGAATTTAAAGATGAGGAGATACAGAAATTTCAGATACAATTAAACGACATATTAGGATATATAGATATCTTAGATGAAGTAGATACAGAGGGGATAGAACCTCTGATTCAGGTAAATGAAGGAATAGGCAAAGTGAGAGAGGATGAGGTGAAAAAATCCTTTACTGTAGAGGAAGCACTAAAAAATGCTCCTCAGTCAGAAGCAGATACTATAATAGTTCCAAAAGTTGTGGGGGAATAA
- the gatA gene encoding Asp-tRNA(Asn)/Glu-tRNA(Gln) amidotransferase subunit GatA — MDGFYKLTAFEIKEKISTGEIKAVDVIVDIFDRIEKTESKIDSFVSLRKEGALEDAKKIDEKVAKGEPLGALAGVPVALKDNMVSYNEPSSSCSKILDGYIGVYDATVVKKIKESDAIIIGKTNMDQFAMGSSTVTSCYKKTKNPWDLERVPGGSSGGSASAVAAQQAIITLGSDTGGSIRQPASFCGVVGLKPTYGRVSRYGLMAFASSLDQIGPFTKTVKDAALCMNVISGSDDYDSTVQDVEVPDYTTFLTGDVKGMKIGVPKEYFVEGMKPEVEKAVRDAIEKFKEMGAEIVNISLPHTKYGVSAYYIIAPAEASSNLARFDGVRYGHRSENYKGVEDLYVKSRSEGFGDEVKRRIMMGTYVLSAGFYDAYYKKAQKVRRLMKEDFDRAFENVDIILTPTSPSAAFRLDDEKTPLEMYLEDVFTIPVNMAGLPGIAVPSEVVNGLPVGIQLVGKPFGEGDILKAADAFEKARGEWEFPEFE, encoded by the coding sequence ATGGATGGATTTTATAAGCTTACTGCCTTTGAAATAAAGGAAAAAATCTCCACAGGAGAGATAAAGGCAGTAGATGTGATCGTTGATATTTTTGACAGGATAGAAAAAACTGAAAGTAAAATAGACAGCTTTGTTTCCTTGAGAAAAGAGGGAGCCCTGGAAGATGCTAAAAAGATAGATGAAAAAGTAGCTAAGGGAGAACCACTCGGTGCCCTTGCAGGAGTACCAGTGGCCTTAAAGGACAACATGGTGTCCTATAATGAACCGTCTTCATCTTGCTCTAAGATTTTAGATGGATATATAGGGGTGTATGATGCCACTGTAGTAAAAAAGATAAAGGAATCTGATGCAATTATAATAGGTAAGACAAACATGGATCAGTTTGCAATGGGATCATCTACAGTGACTTCCTGCTATAAAAAAACTAAAAATCCTTGGGATCTTGAAAGAGTACCTGGTGGAAGCAGCGGAGGTTCGGCAAGTGCTGTGGCAGCACAGCAGGCAATAATAACTCTTGGTTCAGATACCGGAGGTAGTATAAGACAGCCAGCTTCATTTTGTGGTGTAGTGGGACTAAAGCCTACTTATGGAAGGGTTTCGAGATATGGTCTCATGGCTTTTGCATCCTCTCTTGATCAGATCGGACCATTTACTAAGACTGTAAAAGATGCGGCTCTTTGTATGAACGTAATATCAGGATCGGATGATTATGATTCTACGGTTCAGGATGTGGAAGTTCCTGATTATACCACCTTCCTTACAGGAGATGTAAAGGGAATGAAAATAGGAGTTCCCAAGGAATATTTTGTAGAGGGAATGAAACCCGAGGTAGAAAAAGCTGTAAGGGATGCTATAGAGAAGTTTAAAGAGATGGGTGCTGAGATTGTGAATATCTCTTTACCTCACACTAAATACGGGGTATCAGCATACTATATAATCGCTCCTGCTGAGGCTAGCTCAAATCTTGCCAGATTTGACGGAGTCAGATACGGTCACAGAAGTGAAAATTATAAGGGTGTAGAAGACCTTTATGTAAAGTCAAGAAGTGAAGGTTTCGGAGACGAGGTAAAAAGAAGAATAATGATGGGTACCTACGTGCTGAGTGCAGGTTTTTATGATGCATATTATAAAAAAGCACAAAAAGTGAGAAGACTCATGAAAGAAGATTTTGACAGGGCCTTTGAAAATGTGGATATAATACTGACTCCTACATCTCCAAGTGCAGCCTTTAGGCTAGATGACGAGAAGACTCCTCTTGAGATGTACTTAGAAGATGTATTTACAATTCCGGTGAATATGGCTGGACTTCCAGGTATAGCTGTGCCTTCAGAAGTAGTAAATGGTCTTCCTGTAGGGATACAGTTAGTGGGGAAACCATTTGGTGAAGGAGATATTTTAAAAGCTGCAGATGCTTTTGAGAAGGCAAGAGGAGAATGGGAATTTCCAGAGTTTGAATAA
- the gatB gene encoding Asp-tRNA(Asn)/Glu-tRNA(Gln) amidotransferase subunit GatB, whose product MAREWESVIGLEVHLQLKTGTKVWCGCSADYDDSEPNTHTCPICLGHPGALPKLNRKVAEYGVKAALALNCRINNESRFDRKNYFYPDLTKGYQITQFDVPYAEEGYIDVKLNSGKESRIGITRIQIEEDTGKSIHAGEESFINYNRASIPLIEIISDPDIRSSEEAYEYLNLLKTSIKYTGISDVSMELGSLRCDANISVRPKGEEKYGTRVEVKNLNSFKAVARAIDYEIGRQIDVIENGGTISQETRLWDDESQVTRLMRSKEEAMDYRYFPEPDLGVLYISDQLVEKIKEEMPESKIDKVKRFISEYGLSEYDSNILCDEIDLGDYFETAAKISGNPKTTANWIITEVLRVLKDNHKSIEEFEITPEHLGEIVKLIGNGAISGKIAKKLFEIKLTDERNPEEIVKAEGLAQVADEGAIENMVDEVLANNAKLVEDYHNADEGRKPRVLKGLIGQIMKASKGKANPQMVTDLLTKKL is encoded by the coding sequence ATGGCTAGAGAATGGGAATCGGTAATTGGACTGGAAGTTCACTTGCAGTTGAAAACAGGGACTAAAGTATGGTGCGGTTGTAGTGCAGACTATGATGATTCGGAACCGAATACTCATACATGTCCTATCTGCCTAGGACATCCAGGAGCACTTCCAAAATTAAACAGAAAAGTTGCAGAATATGGGGTTAAGGCGGCACTTGCGCTTAACTGTAGAATAAACAATGAGAGCAGATTTGATAGAAAAAATTATTTTTATCCTGATCTTACCAAGGGATATCAGATAACTCAGTTTGATGTTCCTTATGCAGAGGAAGGATACATAGATGTAAAACTGAATTCTGGAAAAGAGAGCAGAATAGGGATAACAAGAATACAGATAGAGGAGGACACCGGTAAATCAATACATGCAGGAGAGGAGTCCTTTATCAACTATAACAGAGCCTCTATACCTCTGATCGAGATCATATCAGATCCGGATATAAGGAGCTCGGAAGAGGCCTATGAATACCTGAACCTCCTTAAAACATCCATAAAATACACCGGTATAAGTGATGTATCCATGGAATTAGGGTCCTTGAGATGTGACGCAAATATATCTGTAAGACCAAAGGGTGAGGAAAAATACGGTACAAGGGTAGAGGTGAAAAATCTGAATTCCTTTAAGGCTGTGGCGAGAGCCATCGACTACGAGATAGGAAGGCAGATTGATGTAATCGAAAACGGCGGAACAATTAGTCAGGAGACTAGACTTTGGGATGATGAATCCCAGGTGACAAGACTCATGAGGAGCAAAGAGGAAGCCATGGATTACAGATATTTTCCAGAACCTGATCTAGGTGTCCTCTACATATCTGATCAACTTGTAGAGAAGATCAAAGAAGAGATGCCGGAATCCAAAATAGATAAGGTTAAAAGATTTATAAGCGAGTATGGTCTTTCTGAATATGATTCAAACATACTTTGCGACGAGATAGACCTTGGAGATTATTTTGAAACTGCTGCAAAAATATCAGGAAATCCCAAGACAACAGCCAACTGGATAATAACAGAGGTGCTGAGAGTACTTAAAGATAATCATAAATCTATAGAGGAGTTTGAAATTACTCCAGAGCATTTGGGAGAGATAGTAAAACTCATAGGCAACGGAGCCATTTCAGGAAAAATAGCCAAGAAGCTTTTTGAGATAAAACTCACAGACGAGAGAAATCCTGAAGAGATAGTAAAAGCCGAGGGTCTAGCTCAGGTAGCTGACGAAGGAGCCATCGAAAATATGGTAGATGAGGTTCTTGCAAATAATGCAAAGCTTGTAGAAGATTATCATAATGCCGATGAGGGCAGAAAACCTAGAGTCCTTAAGGGACTTATAGGGCAGATTATGAAGGCGTCTAAGGGTAAGGCAAATCCTCAGATGGTAACGGATCTACTGACAAAGAAATTATAA
- a CDS encoding DUF2147 domain-containing protein produces the protein MTRFLIFIILSIKIMGNSFEGYWLIPSGKTIIRITQENNEFSGHVVWLKDPLYPEGDPMEGEIQIDRKNPDLLLRKRKVLGLKVVGNMQLDPENSNVLKGGWVYDSWNGKKYYGKAELSEDNLLKLRGSLDPWGIVGYSQKCTRVISPEKYGLPLIN, from the coding sequence ATGACAAGATTTTTGATCTTTATAATCTTATCAATAAAAATAATGGGTAACTCTTTTGAAGGATACTGGCTCATTCCGTCAGGAAAAACCATCATAAGGATAACTCAGGAGAATAATGAGTTTTCAGGGCATGTGGTGTGGCTGAAAGACCCCCTATACCCCGAGGGAGACCCTATGGAAGGGGAGATACAGATAGACAGAAAAAATCCTGATCTCCTCCTTAGAAAGAGAAAAGTTCTGGGATTGAAAGTGGTTGGTAATATGCAGTTAGACCCTGAAAACAGCAATGTTTTAAAAGGTGGCTGGGTATATGACTCCTGGAACGGTAAAAAGTACTACGGCAAAGCTGAATTATCTGAAGACAATCTTTTAAAGCTGAGGGGATCTCTTGATCCCTGGGGAATTGTTGGATATTCCCAGAAGTGTACCCGTGTAATTTCCCCTGAAAAATATGGTCTGCCCTTGATAAATTAA